Proteins encoded by one window of Anopheles maculipalpis chromosome 2RL, idAnoMacuDA_375_x, whole genome shotgun sequence:
- the LOC126564939 gene encoding methionine synthase reductase-like: MFSEVLLEFEEKKLTLPALPSNFIVVQETGDVPLQESHLQANVTQPFGVTKVLEAYVTNSTTIAEGEDVKTVHDVTLKCLNDPGHRYWPGDTIGILSYNTNSDVEFILDRLDLHSQCDNVCNVGIDPNTTKKGAKLPLFVPSVVNYRRLFKECLDLHAVPKKLLIRSLTTCTTVENDRRFLEILCSKEGNSAYERYVQQLHGKGIISLLELVPSCRPTAAILIAHLPRLMPRPYSIANTYREGGDSPAVRFLFSHDANNPGITTTYLRGLEKGEKVYFYFRQSSAFVYKDTDLRCNIVMVGTGTGMSPYLSFLERRADALAKGETLGRAELFVGFRYRERNYLCRDEIKEHLKMGVLDACYEAFSRDTETQHKYVQSQMQAKRAEIIANIRNPHALFYVCGDAKVLLPQITDTVVNILAEASETEEEDMKTFVDGLKKDGKYREDVWL; encoded by the exons ATGTTTTCGGAAGTTTTACTTGAATTTGAGGAGAAAAAACTCACATTACCCGCTCTTCCTTCGAACTTTATCGTGGTGCAAGAAACA GGAGATGTGCCGCTGCAAGAATCACACTTGCAAGCGAACGTGACTCAACCATTTGGAGTGACGAAGGTTTTAGAAGCATACGTCACTAACTCCACAACGATTGCTGAAGGTGAAGATGTGAAAACGGTACATGATGTCACGTTAAAGTGTCTGAATGATCCAGGACATCGATATTGGCCCGGAGATACGATAGGAATTTTATCCTACAATACGAATAGCGATGTCGAGTTCATTCTTGATCGACTTGATTTACATTCCCAGTGCGACAATGTGTGTAATGTCGGCATTGATCCAAACACGACTAAAAAAGGAGCCAAACTACCGTTGTTTGTGCCTTCAGTTGTAAATTACCGACGACTGTTCAAAGAGTGTTTGGATCTTCATGCGGTTCCAAAGAAA ctCTTAATTCGTTCGTTAACAACCTGCACTACGGTTGAGAACGATCGCCGCTTTCTGGAAATTTTATGCTCGAAAGAAGGAAATTCTGCGTATGAGCGATACGTCCAGCAGCTGCATGGGAAGGGAATAATTTCACTGCTCGAGCTAGTTCCATCATGCCGACCAACGGCAGCAATACTAATAGCACACCTTCCCAGGCTTATGCCGCGCCCCTATTCGATAGCTAACACATATCGAGAAGGCGGTGACAGCCCAGCGGTACGATTTCTGTTCTCGCATGACGCAAACAATCCAGGCATTACCACAACGTATCTTCGAGGATTGGAAAAAGGAGAGAAGGTGTACTTTTACTTCCGCCAGAGCAGTGCGTTCGTGTACAAGGATACGGATCTAAGGTGCAACATTGTAATGGTTGGCACCGGTACAGGAATGTCTCCGTATCTTTCCTTTCTCGAACGACGTGCAGATGCTTTAGCCAAAGGTGAAACGTTGGGTCGTGCAGAATTGTTCGTAGGATTTCGCTACCGTGAGCGAAATTACCTTTGCAGGGACGAAATTAAGGAGCATCTTAAAATGGGCGTGTTGGATGCTTGCTATGAGGCGTTTTCACGAGATACTGAAACGCAGCACAAGTATGTGCAGAGTCAGATGCAAGCAAAACGGGCCGAAATCATTGCAAACATCCGTAACCCTCATGCACTGTTTTACGTGTGTGGAGATGCAAAGGTTCTGCTGCCACAAATAACGGACACGGTGGTGAACATACTTGCCGAAGCATCGGAAACGGAGGAGGAGGATATGAAAACATTCGTTGACGGGCTAAAGAAGGATGGTAAATACCGCGAAGATGTTTGGCTGTGA
- the LOC126558636 gene encoding coiled-coil domain-containing protein 137 produces MGRFGPTHRKIPVPKRHGVRDPLKRLADREASMKDKINNPPKEHDVQEVSNRFKQFMALANEAASQPRRRKREPKKRPALQIGSTLVEKRPRETEEAFLNRASNVQHDREVESEFGTKFGVEVEHDDKTGIIRVIKRKGIEVDSMLEKISDEKSKPRKSKAAEFAKARKAMLAEQKALKKQKALEKRREEEDLLLREYQYERVPFGEVVKEPPSLHTLPRRATRQGVPRPGAKSLLLSSLLEPKQTEEEEPVPKKKSKKKAKETKLDLKGKRKNLPAATRMKIEREQQNVIELYRQLKKNAKQ; encoded by the exons ATGGGACGGTTTGGTCCAACGCATCGTAAAATCCCCGTTCCCAAACGCCATGGCGTTCGTGATCCGCTCAAACGGCTCGCCGACAGGGAAGCTTC CATGAAAGATAAAATCAACAACCCTCCGAAAGAACACGATGTGCAGGAGGTTTCGAATCGGTTCAAGCAATTTATGGCTCTCGCGAATGAAGCAGCTAGCCAACCCAGacgaagaaagagagaaccgAAAAAAAGACCGGCGTTACAGATCGGTAGCACGCTGGTTGAAAAGCGTCCCCGGGAAACTGAGGAAGCATTCTTGAACAGGGCAAGTAATGTCCAACACGATCGCGAAGTAGAGTCGGAATTTGGTACGAAGTTCGGCGTAGAGGTGGAACACGACGACAAAACGGGAATAATTCGTGTGATCAAACGGAAGGGAATCGAGGTCGATAGTATGTTGGAAAAGATTAGCGATGAAAAATCCAAACCACGCAAATCGAAGGCTGCCGAATTTGCCAAAGCACGGAAAGCAATGTTAGCGGAACAGAAGGCACTCAAAAAGCAGAAAGCACTGGAAAAGCGTCGAGAGGAGGAGGACCTTTTGCTGCGAGAGTACCAGTACGAACGGGTGCCTTTTGGTGAGGTTGTAAAGGAACCACCGTCACTCCATACACTGCCACGGCGTGCCACCAGGCAAGGTGTACCACGG CCTGGCGCAAAAAGTCTGCTGCTTAGTTCGTTGCTGGAGCCAAAGCAAACGGAAGAGGAAGAACCGGTTCccaagaaaaaatccaaaaagaaGGCCAAGGAAACGAAATTAGATCTTAAAGGTAAACGAAAGAATCTGCCGGCCGCAACCCGAATGAAGATCGAACGTGAACAGCAAAACGTCATCGAACTGTATCGgcaattgaagaaaaatgcaaaacaataa
- the LOC126557981 gene encoding methionine synthase reductase-like, which yields MNVLQQFKATPLTLTKLPASFIETILSESGQVHSDHLQSTTRQPFGSSNVYKTSILHYRVLAEGDDIKTVYETAIKLPPNMEEEYFPGDAIGILTYNLASEVDYVLDRLHLLESADQTYEVKLAKPIKKKNPELPHYVPKYVTPRRLLAECLDIRITPRKGLLQALASHTADECEKRLLEILASKEGSNLYNELILKNEMNFLHMLKYVASCKPPLSLLIEHLPRLQARPYSIASYGRENHIRIAFAMLNDGHVGITTHMLESKLLHPSKWDKYLYIYLRQLKPVFNYREDDLERNIVMIGPGTGVSPYISFLEYRKQMKSSNRKIKMGSAWLLTSCRYQNRNYLYESELKGFMQAGVLDRLHVASSRDENSQYKYVQDIIEDRKEELIELLLDDATKLYLCGEGRTMLPRIQDTIVTCMSKVKSMPKSEAADLLAEYKKSGKYLYYSMIRY from the exons ATGAACGTTCTCCAGCAGTTTAAAGCGACACCGCTGACGCTGACCAAGCTACCAGCCTCATTCATCGAGACGATTCTGTCCGAAAGCGGACAAGTG CATTCGGATCACTTGCAAAGCACCACCCGGCAACCATTCGGGTCGAGCAATGTATACAAAACAAGCATTCTGCACTATCGCGTTCTAGCTGAGGGTGACGATATAAAAACGGTGTACGAGACCGCAATCAAACTTCCACCG AACATGGAGGAGGAATACTTTCCGGGTGATGCAATCGGAATTCTCACGTATAATCTGGCCAGCGAGGTGGATTATGTGCTGGATCGGTTACATCTACTTGAATCGGCCGATCAAACGTATGAAGTAAAGCTAGCCAAACctatcaagaagaaaaacccgGAGTTGCCCCATTACGTACCAAAGTACGTCACTCCTCGGCGACTTCTAGCGGAATGTTTGGACATTCGAATTACACCCCGTAAAGGGTTGCTTCAAGCCTTAGCTAGCCATACGGCTGATGAATGCGAAAAACGTTTGCTGGAGATTCTGGCCTCAAAGGAAGGATCGAACCTGTACAATGAGCTGATTCTCAAGAACGAGATGAACTTCCTGCACATGCTCAAGTATGTGGCCAGTTGTAAACCACCGCTATCGTTGCTGATAGAACATTTACCACGGCTGCAGGCACGACCCTACTCGATAGCGAGTTACGGACGGGAGAATCACATCCGCATTGCCTTCGCCATGCTGAACGATGGTCATGTCGGTATTACGACGCACATGCTCGAAAGCAAGTTGCTGCATCCGAGCAAATGGGACAAATATCTGTACATTTATCTGCGTCAGCTGAAGCCCGTCTTCAACTATCGCGAGGACGATCTCGAACGTAACATCGTCATGATTGGCCCGGGCACTGGTGTGAGCCCGTACATTAGCTTCCTGGAGTATCGCAAGCAAATGAAAAGCTCCAATCGGAAGATAAAAATGGGTTCTGCCTGGTTGCTGACCAGTTGCCGTTACCAGAATCGTAACTATCTGTACGAGAGCGAACTGAAGGGTTTCATGCAAGCCGGTGTGCTGGATCGATTGCACGTAGCTTCGTCGCGCGATGAGAACAGCCAGTACAAGTACGTTCAGGACATCATCGAGGATCGAAAGGAGGAACTGATTGAACTGCTGCTCGATGATGCGACCAAGCTTTATCTGTGCGGCGAAGGACGAACTATGCTGCCCCGCATACAGGACACGATAGTGACGTGTATGAGCAAGGTGAAATCGATGCCCAAATCGGAAGCGGCCGACTTGCTGGCCGAGTATAAGAAATCCGGGAAGTATCTGTACTATTCGATGATACGGTATTGA
- the LOC126564947 gene encoding glycine, alanine and asparagine-rich protein-like, with amino-acid sequence MKSVNISLTAVGLVLCLFAIDGIAARSSADRKKDYDYDYETGLSSGGGGGGGSSYGSGSSYSPKSGYSAGSGLRSIAQGSADQANSAVANQHAAAKQAAYVAQNTLAQAASQAAATAQAALAGKHVLLQGLEQQSLEAHQALDAEIQQLQQAKRSAKAAQHAAQQALNHVQVLQSALNNAQVAAEHAQQSASEAAAELASQTQMVGTAKQRVEALEEQLNSARVDFEATQEAAHKAAASAQEAQNNAAEAAAHAAIPLVHVAHQSISDGHGLGNSHTLQAKIGKVGGGGGKHQQQHASSEDEINSGEIEVAANHNYGDFKPSQQTFSFAGY; translated from the exons ATGAAGTCCGTTAATATCAGCCTCACTGCCGTTGGATTGGTGCTTTGCCTGTTTGCCATCG ATGGTATCGCGGCACGTTCCAGTGCGGACCGCAAGAAGGACTACGATTACGACTACGAGACGGGCCTGTCGAGTGGAggaggtggcggtggtggtagtagctaCGGTTCGGGCAGCAGCTACTCACCCAAATCGGGTTACAGTGCCGGCAGTGGGTTGCGCTCGATCGCCCAAGGTTCGGCCGATCAGGCTAATTCGGCCGTTGCTAATCAGCATGCCGCAGCCAAACAGGCTGCGTACGtagcacaaaacacactcgCCCAGGCAGCCTCACAAGCGGCAGCCACCGCCCAAGCCGCCCTGGCCGGTAAGCACGTGCTGCTGCAGGGATTGGAGCAACAAAGTCTCGAAGCACACCAGGCGCTCGATGCGGAGAttcagcagctgcagcaagcGAAACGGTCCGCCAAAGCGGCACAGCATGCCGCCCAGCAGGCACTAAACCATGTGCAGGTGCTACAGTCCGCGCTAAACAATGCGCAGGTGGCGGCCGAACATGCGCAGCAGAGTGCAAGCGAGGCGGCAGCCGAATTGGCCTCCCAGACACAGATGGTCGGTACGGCGAAGCAGCGGGTGGAGGCGCTCGAGGAGCAGCTTAACTCGGCCCGGGTGGACTTTGAGGCTACGCAGGAAGCGGCCCACAAGGCGGCTGCATCCGCCCAGGAGGCACAGAACAATGCGGCTGAAGCGGCAGCCCATGCGGCGATCCCGCTCGTGCATGTGGCCCACCAGTCGATTTCGGACGGTCATGGACTTGGCAACAGTCACACGCTTCAGGCGAAGATTGGCAaggtcggtggtggtgggggcaagcaccagcagcaacatgcGTCGTCGGAGGATGAGATTAACAGTGGCGAGATTGAGGTAGCGGCCAACCACAACTATGGCGACTTTAAACCATCCCAGCAAACGTTCAGCTTTGCCGGATACTGA